From Campylobacter upsaliensis, the proteins below share one genomic window:
- a CDS encoding SelT/SelW/SelH family (seleno)protein: MQIKIYYCQIUNYKPQAARVAEELQKDFNDVKVSFEVGGRGDFIVELDEKVIFSKKALKDGERFPEVGEISKLIKEN; the protein is encoded by the coding sequence ATGCAAATTAAAATTTATTATTGTCAAATATGAAACTATAAGCCACAAGCTGCAAGGGTTGCAGAAGAGTTGCAAAAGGACTTTAATGATGTGAAAGTCTCATTTGAAGTCGGTGGTAGAGGAGATTTTATAGTCGAGCTTGACGAAAAGGTCATTTTTTCTAAAAAGGCTTTAAAAGACGGGGAGCGTTTTCCTGAAGTTGGGGAGATTAGCAAACTCATTAAAGAAAATTAA
- a CDS encoding DJ-1 family glyoxalase III, producing the protein MKRVLVPLAVGFEEAEFIGIADVLKRASAMSGNLELIIASLDSELWVKGANGIFIKAECSLESVDTKSLDAIALPGGFDGMNNLKNNGTILSIIKKLHSDKKIVAAICASPIVLNEAGVLSAEFACYPGCETGLKGQRLEKAVLVRDNVITGAGPATAILFGLELAKALCGEEIYKALYEGMLVPLSKA; encoded by the coding sequence ATGAAAAGAGTTTTAGTTCCACTTGCGGTAGGTTTTGAAGAAGCCGAATTTATAGGCATAGCAGATGTTTTAAAAAGAGCGAGTGCGATGAGTGGGAATTTAGAACTCATCATCGCTTCTTTAGATAGTGAGCTTTGGGTTAAGGGTGCAAATGGCATTTTTATTAAGGCGGAGTGTTCTTTAGAAAGTGTCGATACAAAAAGCCTTGACGCCATAGCCTTGCCGGGTGGTTTTGATGGTATGAATAATCTTAAAAATAATGGCACGATTTTAAGTATCATCAAAAAACTTCATAGCGACAAAAAGATTGTTGCGGCGATTTGTGCTTCGCCCATTGTGTTAAATGAAGCGGGGGTTTTGAGTGCGGAATTTGCTTGTTATCCGGGTTGTGAGACTGGACTTAAGGGACAAAGGCTCGAAAAAGCTGTGCTTGTGAGGGATAATGTTATCACAGGAGCAGGTCCTGCAACGGCGATTTTATTTGGTTTGGAACTTGCAAAAGCACTTTGCGGAGAGGAAATTTATAAGGCTTTATATGAGGGTATGCTTGTGCCTTTAAGTAAGGCTTGA
- a CDS encoding methyl-accepting chemotaxis protein has product MTVLASQIGHLDEDEIYELLEMTLKTAEFGEVFFASEQNAKTYLSNRTSLSLKQLDFKTRPWYEKTKQEDKLIATEPYKNATDGKTVITYTVSVIHNGTFVGIVGGDLNLAAISDQILMMGRTAESYSQVISPNGDILFHEEEEKILSKTTLSKNIANAIKANPHLLDDDNDDTLFYVKGNDGKAQAVMCDLTFNPYFRICTITAESSCSKASNKILFQQVISGLVAIIVALLLVRILIARNLYPLNSIQSGLNSFFDFINHKTQDISTISIKTSDEFGQMAAAINENIKATKEGLDQDKQAVKESVTTVGIVENGDLTARITANPRNPQLIELKSVLNNLLDVLQTKVGKDMNKIHSIFEEFKSLDFRHKIENASGSVEVTTNALGEEIIKMLKQSSDFANSLANESSKLQNAVQNLTTSSNSQAASLEETAAALEEITSSMQNVSQKTSDVIAQSEDIKNVTSIIGDIADQINLLALNAAIEAARAGEHGRGFAVVADEVRKLAERTQKSLSEIEANTNLLVQSINDMAESIKEQTAGITQINESVAQIDQTTKDNVEIANESAIISNTVSDIANNILEDVKKKF; this is encoded by the coding sequence ATGACCGTTCTAGCCTCTCAAATAGGACATTTGGACGAAGACGAAATTTATGAGTTACTTGAAATGACACTTAAAACGGCAGAATTTGGCGAAGTTTTCTTTGCAAGTGAGCAAAATGCTAAAACTTACCTTTCAAATCGCACTTCACTTAGCCTTAAGCAACTTGATTTCAAAACAAGACCTTGGTATGAAAAAACTAAACAAGAAGATAAGCTAATCGCCACCGAACCTTATAAAAATGCAACAGATGGCAAAACAGTCATCACTTATACCGTGTCAGTTATCCATAATGGCACATTTGTCGGTATAGTGGGTGGAGATTTGAATTTAGCAGCGATTTCTGACCAAATTTTAATGATGGGACGCACTGCGGAGTCGTATTCTCAAGTGATTAGTCCTAATGGTGATATACTTTTCCACGAAGAAGAAGAGAAAATTTTAAGCAAAACAACTTTAAGTAAAAATATTGCTAATGCAATTAAGGCAAATCCACATCTTTTAGATGATGATAATGACGATACTTTATTTTATGTCAAAGGTAATGATGGTAAAGCACAGGCGGTAATGTGCGATTTAACCTTTAATCCTTATTTTAGAATTTGCACCATTACAGCTGAAAGTAGTTGTTCTAAAGCGAGTAATAAAATTTTGTTTCAACAAGTTATTTCTGGTTTAGTGGCTATCATCGTAGCACTTCTTTTGGTAAGAATTTTAATTGCTAGAAATTTATATCCACTCAACTCCATCCAATCCGGTCTCAACTCCTTCTTTGATTTCATCAATCATAAAACACAAGACATCTCTACCATTAGCATTAAAACAAGCGATGAATTTGGTCAAATGGCAGCTGCTATTAACGAAAACATCAAAGCCACCAAAGAAGGCTTAGACCAAGATAAACAAGCTGTAAAAGAAAGTGTTACCACAGTAGGCATAGTCGAAAACGGAGATTTAACAGCAAGAATCACAGCTAATCCTAGAAACCCACAACTCATAGAACTTAAAAGCGTTCTTAATAATCTCCTTGATGTCTTACAAACTAAAGTGGGTAAAGATATGAATAAAATTCATTCTATCTTTGAAGAATTTAAAAGCCTAGACTTTAGACACAAAATAGAAAATGCAAGCGGTAGTGTAGAAGTAACCACTAATGCCTTAGGCGAAGAAATCATCAAAATGCTTAAACAAAGCTCTGATTTTGCAAATTCTTTAGCCAATGAAAGCTCCAAACTTCAAAACGCTGTGCAAAACCTTACTACAAGTTCAAATTCTCAAGCTGCTTCTTTAGAAGAAACTGCTGCTGCTTTAGAAGAGATAACCTCCTCTATGCAAAATGTTTCTCAAAAAACAAGTGATGTTATCGCTCAAAGTGAAGATATTAAAAATGTAACAAGCATTATAGGTGATATAGCTGATCAAATCAATCTTCTAGCTCTTAATGCTGCCATAGAAGCTGCAAGAGCAGGAGAACACGGAAGAGGCTTTGCCGTCGTGGCTGATGAAGTAAGAAAACTAGCAGAAAGAACCCAAAAGTCTTTAAGTGAGATAGAAGCAAATACTAATTTACTTGTCCAATCTATCAATGATATGGCAGAAAGCATTAAAGAACAAACTGCTGGTATCACACAGATTAATGAAAGTGTGGCTCAAATAGATCAAACCACTAAGGATAATGTAGAAATTGCTAATGAAAGTGCTATCATCTCTAACACTGTTAGTGATATAGCTAATAATATCCTTGAAGATGTGAAGAAGAAGTTTTAG